A single region of the candidate division WOR-3 bacterium genome encodes:
- a CDS encoding BNR-4 repeat-containing protein, translating to MYKFIKIGRIVLFAFLFVFTLRAQVKDIVHGNLIQFNENGAWCWYQDERAIIDTVEGKLIIGSVASDNGVGGSPRDGLIEAVIMDLKNMSLKKYTLMDNYCDDHNAPAFLICPDGRYITFYALHNSEKLSYYRIFDGENWGSQEVFNWNTERPGGVNYNTTYSNLFYLSSEGRMFNFARGHDNGSPNFMYSTDGGTNWDYGGQLARSNISGYSRGYFKYWGNGIDRIDFICTETHPRNYNTSIYHGYVKGGKTYDSYGNEVDSDIYNSSNIPVIENSFTVVFPDNTKIGDDYMRKIWDADLVRYKDGTIAAILTCRINNAVNGNDESIDPDHAFIYCRFNGVSWSYTYLGQAGKKMYSSEADYTGLGALHPNDPNIIYISTHIDPRNNENLNRREIFKGVTTDNGLSWTWTPITENSTMDNFRPIIPSWKNGKTALLWFRGTYLSAQNYDAAIVGIIEGEDSIGLMNYVDATEGNTFRADGSTLGATGPDANQGPVDNNWHWRTGYGNGEMVLTSAEAGGEDAPLIKTQIIAPMDGIYHIWVNFWANPNADWRIKAGLSNQNMQIYRHMASKKVDEGAHTTQIQLEGSGNTFLYQAYLGKIELLSGDTIEVFVDDEAIQTGTTGPRVGDVCRTWYDGVSYFVEDLSGILDVVKNDDVNCDFKLDQNYPNPFNEITTISYSLYRDSYVILKVFNLLGEEIATLINEDVKAGSYKVSWDSKNLPSGIYFYKMTIGNVSKVKKMTLLK from the coding sequence ATGTATAAATTTATTAAGATAGGTAGAATAGTCTTATTTGCTTTCCTTTTTGTCTTTACTCTAAGAGCTCAGGTTAAGGATATTGTTCATGGAAACTTAATTCAATTTAATGAGAATGGAGCTTGGTGCTGGTATCAAGATGAACGAGCAATAATTGACACTGTAGAAGGAAAATTAATAATAGGTTCTGTGGCAAGCGATAATGGAGTTGGAGGAAGCCCCCGCGATGGGCTTATTGAAGCTGTTATAATGGATCTTAAAAATATGTCTTTGAAGAAATACACATTAATGGATAACTATTGTGATGACCATAATGCTCCTGCATTTCTTATTTGTCCAGATGGGAGGTATATTACTTTCTATGCATTACACAATTCAGAAAAATTGTCATATTATAGAATTTTTGATGGTGAAAATTGGGGCTCTCAAGAGGTATTTAATTGGAATACAGAGAGGCCTGGTGGAGTAAACTATAACACTACTTATTCTAATTTATTTTATCTTTCAAGTGAAGGAAGGATGTTCAATTTTGCTCGTGGGCATGACAATGGTAGCCCAAATTTTATGTACTCTACTGACGGAGGAACTAACTGGGATTATGGGGGACAGTTAGCAAGAAGTAATATTAGTGGATATAGCAGAGGATATTTCAAATATTGGGGAAATGGAATTGATAGGATTGATTTTATATGCACAGAAACTCATCCAAGGAATTACAATACAAGCATTTATCATGGATATGTCAAGGGTGGTAAAACTTATGACTCTTATGGAAATGAGGTGGATAGTGACATCTATAATAGCTCTAATATTCCGGTAATAGAAAACAGTTTTACAGTTGTTTTCCCAGATAATACAAAAATTGGAGATGATTATATGAGAAAAATTTGGGACGCTGATTTGGTTAGGTACAAAGATGGAACAATTGCTGCAATTTTGACCTGTAGGATAAATAACGCTGTAAATGGTAATGATGAAAGTATTGATCCAGATCATGCATTTATTTACTGTAGATTTAATGGAGTTAGTTGGTCTTATACTTACCTGGGACAAGCCGGAAAGAAAATGTACTCTTCTGAGGCTGATTATACAGGTTTAGGAGCTCTTCATCCTAATGATCCAAATATAATATACATTTCTACCCATATAGATCCTCGAAATAATGAGAATTTAAATCGTCGTGAAATCTTTAAAGGTGTGACCACCGATAATGGTTTGAGTTGGACTTGGACTCCAATAACTGAGAATTCTACAATGGATAACTTTCGTCCAATAATTCCTTCCTGGAAGAATGGTAAGACAGCTTTATTATGGTTTAGAGGGACTTATCTCTCAGCTCAAAATTATGACGCTGCTATTGTTGGAATTATTGAAGGAGAAGATTCTATAGGATTAATGAACTATGTGGATGCCACAGAAGGAAATACTTTTCGTGCTGATGGATCTACTCTTGGGGCAACTGGTCCGGATGCCAATCAAGGACCAGTAGACAACAATTGGCATTGGAGGACAGGTTATGGAAATGGTGAGATGGTTTTGACATCGGCTGAGGCAGGAGGAGAAGATGCTCCTCTTATAAAGACACAAATAATTGCTCCTATGGATGGAATTTATCATATTTGGGTTAATTTTTGGGCAAATCCTAATGCAGATTGGAGAATTAAAGCAGGACTTAGTAACCAGAATATGCAAATCTACCGACATATGGCATCTAAGAAAGTAGATGAAGGTGCACATACAACCCAGATTCAGCTTGAGGGGAGTGGAAATACTTTTTTATATCAAGCTTATCTTGGAAAAATTGAACTTCTTTCTGGAGATACCATAGAAGTTTTTGTTGATGATGAGGCAATTCAAACTGGAACAACTGGACCGAGGGTTGGGGATGTATGTAGAACATGGTATGATGGAGTGAGTTATTTTGTAGAGGATCTTAGTGGAATTCTTGATGTTGTAAAAAATGATGATGTTAATTGTGACTTTAAACTCGATCAGAATTACCCAAATCCGTTTAACGAAATTACAACGATTAGTTACTCTCTTTATCGTGATAGCTATGTTATTTTGAAAGTTTTTAATTTGCTTGGGGAAGAGATAGCGACATTGATTAATGAGGATGTAAAAGCTGGTTCCTATAAAGTTAGTTGGGATTCTAAAAATTTACCTTCAGGAATTTATTTCTATAAAATGACAATTGGAAATGTTTCTAAGGTTAAGAAAATGACTTTGTTGAAATAG
- a CDS encoding class I SAM-dependent methyltransferase, which produces MSIEFFEKQAEAWKVSHETKAVADIIVRDLIDRESKFILDLGCGKGVLRNCFKKYVPRASVFYIDKAFKMIKGLKEAYPNEFAIRGEGENIPFINEKFDAIIIFNSFPHFDDKGKVLSESYRVLKRKGKLIIAHSMPPEEINKMHREIGGAIANHFLPEKKIFIQMLKKAGFKEIKYFVSNYFYVIGKK; this is translated from the coding sequence ATGAGCATTGAGTTTTTTGAAAAGCAAGCTGAAGCCTGGAAAGTTTCTCATGAAACAAAAGCTGTAGCTGATATTATTGTTAGAGATTTAATAGATAGAGAATCAAAGTTTATTTTAGATTTAGGTTGTGGGAAAGGAGTGCTGAGGAACTGTTTTAAGAAATATGTCCCTCGTGCTTCTGTATTTTATATAGATAAAGCCTTTAAAATGATAAAGGGATTGAAAGAAGCTTATCCCAATGAGTTTGCAATAAGAGGTGAAGGAGAAAATATCCCTTTTATTAATGAAAAATTTGATGCTATAATAATTTTTAATTCTTTTCCTCACTTTGATGATAAGGGGAAAGTTTTATCTGAATCTTATAGGGTTTTAAAAAGGAAAGGAAAATTAATTATAGCTCATTCAATGCCTCCAGAGGAAATAAATAAAATGCATAGAGAAATAGGAGGAGCGATTGCTAACCACTTTCTTCCAGAAAAAAAGATTTTTATTCAAATGCTAAAAAAAGCTGGTTTTAAAGAAATAAAATATTTTGTTTCTAATTATTTTTATGTAATAGGAAAAAAGTAA
- a CDS encoding metal ABC transporter permease: MKYSYFQNALIGSILAGLGLGIVGVWVILLRIPFVGVAISHAAFAGSVVGLLIGVDPIIMAIVFSLFASILIGPLVERSGLEANIIIGIVFSLVLGIAFFSLGLIKGPKTEAFNLIWGSILTLTKRDLIINSGITAFIILFLFLFNKEIKAVFYNREVAFSCGIPERFIFFSLLFLSGFVICLNLNTIGGILIFSLLINPPSSARILTHSLSKMYLLSILFCIFSCLCGLFLSFLIGVPASSAIIIFSSLIFLILLSLKGKK, from the coding sequence TTGAAGTATAGTTATTTTCAAAATGCTTTAATTGGGTCAATTCTTGCAGGTTTGGGACTTGGGATCGTTGGTGTATGGGTTATTCTTTTAAGAATTCCCTTTGTAGGTGTTGCTATCTCTCACGCTGCCTTTGCAGGTTCTGTTGTTGGACTGCTTATTGGTGTAGATCCTATAATAATGGCTATTGTTTTTTCTCTTTTTGCTTCAATTTTAATTGGACCTCTTGTTGAGCGAAGTGGCCTTGAGGCAAATATAATTATAGGAATTGTATTTTCTCTTGTTTTAGGGATTGCCTTTTTTTCTCTTGGACTAATAAAAGGGCCGAAAACAGAGGCTTTTAATCTCATATGGGGTAGTATTTTGACTCTTACTAAAAGAGATCTTATTATTAATAGTGGAATTACAGCTTTTATTATTTTGTTTTTGTTTCTTTTTAATAAAGAGATAAAAGCTGTATTTTATAATAGAGAAGTGGCTTTTTCTTGTGGAATCCCTGAGAGATTTATTTTTTTTAGTCTTCTTTTTCTTTCAGGTTTTGTAATTTGTTTGAATTTAAATACAATTGGAGGAATATTAATTTTTAGCCTTCTTATAAATCCTCCCTCCTCAGCGCGGATCCTCACTCATAGCCTTTCTAAGATGTATCTTCTTTCAATTTTATTTTGTATTTTTTCTTGCCTTTGTGGACTTTTTTTATCTTTTTTAATAGGGGTTCCTGCCTCAAGTGCTATAATAATCTTCTCCTCACTTATATTTCTTATTCTTCTAAGTTTAAAAGGAAAAAAATGA
- a CDS encoding ATP-binding cassette domain-containing protein, whose translation MIQLKNVSKYFRKRKVLSDISFEVEEGEFVAIIGPNGAGKSTLLKIINGILSPEIGEVKVFGLNPAKSGIYLKKNIGFVFQNEFIPKDVPLSVEDVVSIGRIGIRGVFKKLSKEDLRKIEEVMEEVGIIDLRKRPAGFLSGGEQKKLSIARELAREVRILLLDELLTNLDPASQMEINNLIFEVYKRYKLTIVFVTHLLRYLPKGVNRFMALKKGKIFFDSLTSKVSSKDLANLYDIDEENLRKYVGFFEV comes from the coding sequence GTGATTCAGTTAAAAAATGTTAGTAAGTATTTTCGTAAGAGGAAAGTTTTATCTGATATTTCTTTTGAGGTAGAGGAAGGTGAATTTGTTGCAATAATTGGACCGAATGGAGCTGGGAAGTCAACACTTCTTAAAATAATTAATGGGATTTTATCTCCTGAGATTGGTGAGGTAAAAGTTTTTGGACTTAATCCGGCGAAGAGTGGTATTTATCTCAAAAAAAATATTGGTTTTGTCTTTCAGAATGAATTCATTCCAAAAGATGTGCCTCTTTCTGTAGAGGATGTTGTTTCTATAGGAAGGATAGGTATAAGAGGTGTTTTTAAAAAACTTAGTAAAGAGGATTTGAGGAAAATTGAGGAGGTTATGGAGGAGGTTGGTATTATAGATTTAAGAAAAAGACCAGCGGGTTTTCTTTCGGGTGGGGAACAAAAGAAACTTTCAATAGCAAGAGAATTAGCAAGAGAAGTTAGGATTCTTCTTCTTGATGAGCTTCTTACAAATTTAGATCCTGCTTCACAAATGGAGATAAATAATCTTATTTTTGAGGTATATAAAAGGTATAAATTGACAATTGTTTTTGTGACTCATCTCCTTAGATATTTACCAAAAGGGGTTAATAGGTTTATGGCACTTAAAAAAGGGAAGATCTTTTTTGATTCTTTAACTTCTAAGGTGAGTTCAAAAGATTTGGCTAATCTTTATGATATTGATGAAGAAAATTTAAGGAAATATGTGGGATTTTTTGAAGTATAG
- a CDS encoding metal ABC transporter substrate-binding protein, giving the protein MIFLLFVLDLCIITSTSDIYSVVKEIAPFQTEVLNLVPEGSCPGHFDLSPREAGFLNRADLIIYHGFEPWIKKIRKINSKVKLIDLKTDESWMVPSVYLKGALEICEVLKMEMEDSSNRKLIEENYKRLISKIDSLSLKIMLKRDSLNGIKVICNEYQREFLSFLGMEVISTFPKEEKLTLKELSNILNIGKEKNVEIVVDNLQTRGKIGRMIAIELSKPFVILSNFPDRKGYKETVLDNIKIILEGLK; this is encoded by the coding sequence ATGATTTTCCTACTATTTGTTTTGGATTTATGTATCATAACTTCAACAAGTGACATCTATTCTGTGGTGAAAGAGATCGCTCCTTTTCAAACTGAGGTTTTAAATTTAGTTCCAGAGGGAAGTTGTCCTGGTCATTTTGACCTTTCTCCAAGGGAAGCAGGTTTTCTTAATAGGGCTGATTTGATAATTTATCATGGTTTTGAACCATGGATTAAGAAAATAAGAAAAATAAATTCAAAAGTAAAGTTGATAGACCTTAAAACAGATGAAAGCTGGATGGTTCCTTCTGTGTATTTAAAGGGAGCTTTAGAGATTTGTGAAGTTCTAAAAATGGAGATGGAAGATAGCTCAAATCGCAAATTGATTGAGGAAAATTATAAAAGACTAATAAGTAAAATAGACTCCCTTTCTTTAAAGATAATGTTAAAAAGGGATTCTCTTAATGGAATAAAGGTTATATGTAATGAATACCAAAGGGAGTTTCTTTCTTTTCTTGGAATGGAAGTTATTTCCACTTTTCCAAAGGAGGAAAAACTCACCCTGAAGGAACTTTCCAATATTTTAAATATTGGGAAAGAGAAAAATGTAGAAATTGTAGTGGATAATTTACAAACTAGGGGGAAAATTGGAAGGATGATTGCTATTGAGTTGAGCAAACCTTTTGTAATTCTGTCTAATTTTCCAGATAGAAAAGGATATAAGGAAACAGTTCTTGATAATATAAAAATTATATTGGAAGGATTAAAGTGA
- a CDS encoding TonB-dependent receptor — MEFLFFVISVIDSLGVVSDTIGMKRYISEGIVVTATRYNEDISDISASISVIGEGDIKFANSYVSPDLLIGVTGVEVMKTGNFGRADVVIRGIGNNGRRLGFFINGRPEKMSIFSCAVTHTFPLHNVKKIEVFKGPLSSLYGSGAMGGVVNILTNSAEEENKVEFEVDYGSFNTRNLTTSFRESFGKLSFLGGAQKNSSDGHLPNSASRTDSYEGDLIYDFNKDWKIDTYLRYVDTYQENPPAFGDTVSSKDYQWYRRGSFDFSISGKINEMIESETKLYRTFGFHKFSDGWNSEDKTDGISSSFLFPLIEGNRTQGGIEFYRQDGFWVAHNEWVRNVYECFFHTQQKTSFFNISGGLRYTYSEQSRGIFSYDGGFVLKIKEMRIRTRLGKGFRLPAFNDLYLYPSSNPFLKPEELWSWEVGLRQKISKIIDFDFSLYYLETDNFIRFSSISKKFENIDSLREKGMETSLGFYPMNWLYLELFYSYIDRGNKTQGIPGQKWSGNLTFEKNFLEARLSGRYITDYYAQDDHKEKLPSYSVFDFHLNIKPKPYLYLSLGIDNIFNRDYLRYVEIPARSGIYEMPGRSFKIGIVLRK, encoded by the coding sequence ATGGAATTTTTATTTTTTGTTATTTCTGTTATAGATTCTCTTGGTGTGGTTTCTGATACTATAGGAATGAAAAGATATATTTCCGAAGGTATTGTGGTTACTGCAACAAGATATAATGAAGATATATCCGATATTTCTGCTTCTATTTCAGTTATTGGGGAAGGAGATATAAAATTTGCCAATTCTTATGTTTCCCCGGATTTACTTATTGGGGTTACGGGCGTAGAAGTTATGAAAACTGGAAATTTTGGAAGAGCTGATGTTGTGATTAGAGGGATTGGGAATAACGGAAGGAGGCTCGGTTTTTTTATTAATGGAAGACCAGAGAAAATGTCTATATTTAGCTGTGCTGTCACTCATACTTTTCCTCTCCATAATGTTAAAAAAATAGAGGTTTTTAAGGGTCCTCTTTCTTCTCTTTATGGTTCTGGAGCTATGGGAGGGGTTGTAAACATTTTGACAAATTCTGCGGAGGAGGAAAATAAGGTAGAGTTTGAAGTTGATTATGGAAGTTTTAATACGCGAAATTTAACGACTTCTTTTAGAGAATCTTTTGGTAAATTAAGTTTCCTGGGAGGAGCTCAAAAGAATTCTTCGGATGGGCACCTACCAAATTCTGCTTCTCGGACTGATAGTTATGAAGGTGATTTAATTTATGATTTTAATAAAGATTGGAAAATAGATACCTATCTTAGATATGTAGACACTTACCAAGAAAACCCACCAGCTTTTGGTGATACGGTGAGTTCTAAAGATTATCAATGGTATAGAAGAGGTTCTTTTGATTTTTCTATTTCTGGCAAGATTAATGAAATGATAGAAAGTGAGACAAAACTTTACAGGACTTTTGGGTTTCATAAATTTTCAGATGGTTGGAATTCAGAGGATAAAACAGATGGAATTTCTTCTTCGTTTTTATTTCCATTAATAGAAGGAAATAGGACCCAGGGTGGAATTGAATTTTATAGACAGGATGGATTTTGGGTAGCTCATAATGAGTGGGTTAGAAATGTTTACGAGTGCTTCTTTCATACTCAACAAAAAACTTCTTTTTTTAACATTTCAGGGGGTCTTAGATATACTTATTCTGAACAATCAAGAGGTATCTTTTCCTATGACGGTGGGTTCGTTTTGAAAATTAAAGAAATGAGAATAAGAACAAGATTAGGGAAAGGTTTTAGACTTCCAGCTTTTAATGATCTTTATTTATATCCATCTTCAAATCCTTTCTTAAAACCTGAAGAACTATGGAGTTGGGAAGTTGGGTTAAGGCAAAAAATATCAAAGATTATAGATTTTGATTTTTCTCTTTATTATTTAGAGACAGATAATTTTATTAGGTTCTCTTCCATAAGTAAGAAATTTGAAAATATAGACTCTCTTAGAGAGAAAGGAATGGAAACTTCTTTAGGATTTTATCCAATGAACTGGTTATATCTTGAACTTTTCTATTCTTATATAGATAGAGGTAATAAAACCCAAGGTATTCCAGGACAAAAATGGAGTGGTAATCTTACTTTTGAAAAAAACTTCTTGGAAGCGCGTTTAAGCGGAAGGTATATAACGGATTATTATGCACAAGATGATCATAAAGAGAAGCTTCCTTCTTATTCTGTTTTTGATTTTCACCTGAATATTAAACCCAAGCCTTATCTTTATCTATCTCTTGGAATTGATAATATCTTTAATAGAGACTATCTCCGATATGTAGAAATACCTGCTAGATCAGGGATCTACGAAATGCCGGGTAGGAGCTTTAAAATAGGAATTGTTTTAAGAAAATGA
- a CDS encoding PAS domain S-box protein produces the protein MRKKIKNEEKEFHLIFECSPYPIFLLNKEGFIEDLNKAGAKLLGYRKNKVKGKPFTSFLTKDLRGSVSEKISILSEKGTTSEELTLIFNNKVKFNYPVVLFKNKEIFPDKIIIFGNNNLQKPIEDIKTAVFKSNLLTYLLDHIPDHIYFKDRESRFVLASKSVAEQFGLKRIEDLIGKTDFDYFTKEHAEAAFQDEQEIMKTGKPITNKIEKETHPDGRITWVSTTKIPRYDENGNIIGILGISRDITEKKILEEKLKERLEELGEEVVFKSRLLTSLLDNIPDRIYFKDEKSRFIAVSNSLVKWLKARSAEEMIGKTDFDYFTEEHAEAAFQDEQEIMKTGKPIEGKIEKETHPDGRITWVSTTKIPRYDENGNVIGTLGISRDITDKLLAERKLEETVNKLQTIVNAVNQGLAIVSENYVILETNNFLCELFGLNREEIINKKCFEVFPPWKESCKECPLEKLFKKGQRSPTVEKTKVLKNGTIRYFSIQAYPIPNYDNENKELKGVISIMDITDRKNMEEKRIQNYKRKMKSLSHKLTLAEEHERKRIATELHAEIGQVLAFLKFKIGELKEKKSIMNSNIKDSLEEIYNLVQNAIIATRSLMSQISPTILYELGFVPAVDWLAEKILKENKIEYEFNDDGKEKPLSDDLRILLFQAVRELLVNVKKHAKAKKVWISIKRIDEEIAIEVKDNGVGFDISQLDSYYEKDVGFGLLNIRSRIEVVGGSFEIESHKNKGTKITLKAPLSLK, from the coding sequence ATGAGAAAAAAAATAAAAAATGAGGAAAAAGAATTTCATCTGATTTTTGAATGTTCCCCCTACCCTATTTTTTTGCTCAATAAAGAAGGATTTATTGAAGATTTAAATAAAGCGGGGGCTAAGTTATTAGGTTATAGAAAGAATAAAGTAAAAGGTAAACCTTTCACCAGCTTCTTAACAAAAGATCTTAGGGGTTCAGTTAGTGAAAAAATTTCTATTCTCTCAGAAAAAGGAACCACTTCTGAAGAGTTAACATTAATATTTAATAATAAAGTAAAATTTAATTATCCGGTCGTTTTATTTAAGAATAAAGAAATCTTTCCAGATAAAATTATTATATTTGGTAACAATAATCTACAGAAACCAATAGAAGATATAAAAACAGCAGTGTTTAAGAGTAATTTACTAACTTATCTTCTTGATCACATTCCAGATCACATTTACTTTAAGGACAGAGAAAGCCGTTTTGTCTTAGCAAGTAAATCGGTTGCAGAACAATTTGGGCTCAAAAGAATAGAAGATTTAATAGGCAAAACAGATTTTGATTATTTCACTAAAGAGCACGCAGAAGCAGCCTTTCAGGATGAACAAGAAATAATGAAAACAGGTAAACCAATAACGAATAAAATCGAAAAAGAGACCCATCCTGATGGAAGAATAACCTGGGTCTCTACTACAAAAATCCCAAGATATGATGAAAATGGAAATATCATTGGCATCTTAGGTATTTCAAGAGACATAACTGAAAAGAAAATTCTTGAAGAAAAATTAAAAGAAAGGCTTGAAGAATTAGGGGAAGAAGTCGTTTTTAAGAGCCGCCTACTTACCTCTTTATTAGATAACATACCAGATAGAATTTACTTCAAAGATGAAAAGAGTCGATTCATTGCTGTAAGTAATTCTCTTGTTAAATGGCTAAAAGCTCGAAGTGCAGAGGAAATGATAGGCAAGACAGATTTTGATTATTTTACTGAAGAGCATGCAGAAGCAGCCTTTCAGGATGAACAAGAAATAATGAAAACAGGTAAACCAATTGAAGGAAAAATCGAAAAAGAGACCCATCCTGATGGAAGAATAACCTGGGTCTCTACTACAAAAATCCCAAGATATGATGAAAATGGAAATGTAATCGGAACTCTTGGGATATCAAGAGATATAACGGATAAACTCTTAGCGGAAAGAAAACTTGAAGAAACTGTAAATAAATTACAGACAATTGTTAACGCTGTTAATCAAGGTCTTGCAATAGTCAGTGAAAATTATGTAATTCTTGAAACTAACAACTTCCTTTGCGAATTATTTGGCTTAAATAGGGAAGAAATCATTAATAAGAAATGTTTTGAGGTATTTCCTCCGTGGAAAGAATCTTGCAAAGAATGTCCTCTTGAAAAATTATTTAAGAAAGGACAGCGATCCCCCACTGTGGAAAAAACGAAAGTTCTTAAGAATGGAACAATAAGATACTTCAGTATTCAAGCCTATCCAATTCCAAATTACGACAATGAAAATAAAGAACTCAAAGGTGTAATTTCTATAATGGATATTACAGATAGAAAGAATATGGAAGAAAAAAGGATCCAAAATTATAAAAGGAAAATGAAAAGTCTTTCTCATAAATTAACCCTAGCTGAGGAACACGAAAGAAAAAGAATTGCAACTGAACTTCACGCTGAGATTGGACAAGTTTTAGCCTTTTTAAAATTCAAAATAGGAGAATTAAAAGAAAAGAAATCTATAATGAATTCAAACATTAAAGATTCTTTAGAAGAAATTTATAATCTTGTTCAAAATGCAATTATTGCTACTCGTTCTTTAATGAGTCAAATTAGTCCCACAATACTTTATGAGCTTGGCTTCGTTCCTGCAGTTGATTGGCTTGCAGAAAAAATTTTAAAGGAAAATAAAATCGAATATGAGTTTAATGATGATGGAAAAGAAAAACCTTTATCTGATGACTTAAGGATTTTACTATTCCAAGCTGTGCGAGAACTCTTAGTAAATGTAAAAAAACACGCAAAGGCAAAGAAAGTTTGGATCTCTATAAAGAGAATCGACGAGGAAATTGCAATAGAGGTAAAAGATAATGGTGTGGGCTTTGATATATCTCAATTAGATTCTTACTACGAAAAAGATGTAGGCTTTGGTCTATTAAACATTAGGAGCCGCATTGAGGTTGTTGGAGGCTCCTTTGAAATAGAATCACATAAAAATAAGGGAACAAAAATAACATTAAAAGCGCCTCTTAGTTTAAAATAA
- a CDS encoding response regulator transcription factor has product MSIKIMIVDEHKILREGLATLISRQPNMEIVGEATNGREAIELVDKVSPDLILMDVAMPSLNGIEATRKIKSKHPNIEIIGLSLHSDRRYVLGMIEAGASGYLLKECAFEELVRAINTVMSKKKYLSPEISDILIDEYAKKTAKEKPIVYSKLTPREREILQLIAEGYNTKEIASQLFLSIKTVETHRRHIKKKLKVESVADLTKIAIKEGLTTL; this is encoded by the coding sequence ATGAGCATAAAAATAATGATAGTAGATGAACATAAAATCTTAAGAGAAGGTTTAGCAACATTAATCTCAAGACAACCAAATATGGAAATAGTAGGAGAAGCAACAAATGGGCGAGAAGCCATAGAATTAGTAGATAAAGTTTCTCCTGATCTCATATTGATGGATGTAGCTATGCCAAGCTTAAATGGGATTGAAGCAACCCGGAAAATTAAATCAAAGCATCCAAATATTGAAATAATAGGACTCTCCTTACATTCTGATAGAAGATATGTATTGGGTATGATAGAAGCCGGAGCTTCAGGATATCTTCTCAAAGAATGCGCTTTTGAAGAACTAGTTCGCGCAATAAATACAGTTATGTCAAAGAAGAAATATTTAAGCCCAGAAATTTCAGATATCTTAATTGATGAATATGCAAAAAAAACAGCAAAAGAAAAGCCCATTGTTTATTCAAAATTAACGCCCAGAGAAAGAGAAATTCTACAATTAATTGCTGAAGGTTACAACACAAAGGAAATTGCAAGTCAACTATTTCTTTCCATAAAGACTGTAGAAACACATAGAAGACATATAAAAAAGAAATTAAAAGTTGAAAGTGTGGCTGATCTAACAAAAATTGCAATAAAAGAAGGACTCACTACTTTATAA
- the rdgB gene encoding RdgB/HAM1 family non-canonical purine NTP pyrophosphatase, whose product MRLLVATENEGKIREIKEITKGLVEILTPLDIGLKLNILEDGLTLQDNSLKKALTYFQKTKICTIGEDTGLFVKALGGAPGVYAARYGGSGDASNRKRLLSELKGKNNREAYFKTVIAFVITEKWIEFFEGEVKGRITEKEIGEKGFGYDSVFMPLGYTKTFGEMNEEEKNKISHRRIALEKLINYIYTNREKIEEFCK is encoded by the coding sequence ATGAGGCTACTGGTTGCTACAGAAAATGAAGGTAAAATTCGGGAAATAAAGGAAATTACTAAGGGTTTAGTAGAAATATTAACGCCTCTTGACATTGGTCTAAAACTTAATATATTGGAAGACGGATTGACATTACAGGATAATAGCCTAAAGAAGGCGCTTACATACTTCCAAAAAACAAAAATTTGTACAATCGGAGAGGATACAGGACTTTTTGTGAAAGCTTTGGGAGGGGCTCCCGGAGTTTATGCTGCAAGATATGGAGGAAGTGGAGATGCGAGTAATAGAAAGAGGTTACTTTCTGAATTAAAAGGAAAAAATAACAGGGAAGCTTATTTTAAAACTGTAATTGCTTTTGTAATAACAGAGAAATGGATTGAATTTTTTGAGGGAGAGGTAAAAGGAAGGATTACGGAAAAGGAGATTGGAGAGAAGGGCTTTGGATATGATTCGGTTTTTATGCCTCTTGGATATACCAAGACTTTTGGTGAGATGAATGAGGAGGAGAAGAACAAAATAAGTCATAGAAGGATAGCACTTGAAAAATTGATTAATTATATTTATACTAATAGAGAAAAGATAGAAGAATTTTGTAAATGA